Proteins from one Juglans microcarpa x Juglans regia isolate MS1-56 chromosome 1S, Jm3101_v1.0, whole genome shotgun sequence genomic window:
- the LOC121246104 gene encoding pentatricopeptide repeat-containing protein At5g66520-like: MISLQLLQAAPQHISSPSSHLSPLHGLVSCSSMSQLKQYHSQLIRLGLSADNDAMGRVVRFCAISKNGDLRYALQVFDTILHPDTFIYNTIMRGYLQCQLPRHCVLLYSQMLHESVTPNGFTLPTVIRACSDDNAIEEGKQVHAHVVKFGFEADVYSQNNLIYMYVTFQSLEKARMVFDKMLVRNVVSWTGLISGYSRWGFVDEAFEVFKLMRERNSVSWNAMIAAYVQSCRFHEAFALFDRMRAEKVVLDKFVAASMLSACTGLGALEQGKWIHGYIDKSGIELDSKLAATIIDMYCKCGCLGTAFEVFNGLPHKGISSWNCMIRGLAMHGKGESAIQLFKEMEREMVAPDNITFVNLLSACAHSGLVEEGRHYFHHMVEVHGIEPRREHFGCMVDILGRAGMLEEARKLINDMPMSPDASVLGALFGACKIHGNVKLGEEVGKRVIELEPNNSGRYVLLANLYANAGRWEDVANVRKLMNDRGVKKVPGVSMIELEGVLNEFIAGERAHPQAAEIYAKVDEMLERIRFISYVPNTDGVSCFDIEEEEKEKPLYYHSEKLAIAFGLLKTKPGETLRITKNLRVCKDCHNVTKLISKVYDRQIIVRDRNRFHHFRMGECSCKDYW, translated from the coding sequence ATGATCTCACTCCAGCTCCTTCAAGCCGCCCCACAGCATATAAGCTCACCCAGTTCGCACCTTTCACCATTGCACGGTCTCGTGTCATGCTCTTCCATGTCTCAGCTCAAGCAGTATCACTCCCAACTCATACGACTCGGCCTCTCGGCCGATAACGATGCTATGGGCAGAGTTGTCAGGTTCTGTGCTATCTCCAAAAATGGTGATCTGCGTTATGCTCTACAAGTTTTTGATACAATTCTTCACCCAGATACCTTCATTTACAATACCATAATGAGAGGTTACTTGCAATGTCAACTCCCCAGACACTGCGTTCTCTTGTACTCGCAGATGTTGCACGAATCTGTTACACCCAATGGATTTACCCTCCCTACTGTTATAAGAGCTTGTAGCGACGATAATGCTATTGAAGAGGGGAAACAAGTACATGCCCATGTTGTAAAATTCGGGTTTGAAGCAGATGTttattctcaaaataatttgatttatatgtACGTGACTTTTCAGTCTTTGGAGAAAGCAAGAATGGTCTTTGATAAGATGCTTGTGCGGAATGTTGTGTCTTGGACCGGTTTAATTAGTGGGTACTCACGGTGGGGGTTTGTTGACGAGGCTTTTGAAGTTTTTAAGCTCATGCGAGAGAGGAATTCTGTTTCTTGGAATGCCATGATTGCAGCCTATGTTCAGAGCTGTCGTTTCCATGAGGCATTTGCTTTGTTTGACAGGATGCGAGCTGAAAAGGTGGTCTTGGATAAGTTTGTGGCGGCTAGTATGTTGTCAGCTTGTACAGGTTTAGGAGCTTTAGAGCAAGGGAAGTGGATACATGGGTATATCGACAAAAGTGGAATTGAATTAGACTCAAAGCTTGCAGCAACTATTATTGACATGTACTGTAAGTGTGGCTGCTTGGGGACAGCTTTTGAGGTTTTCAATGGGTTACCCCACAAGGGAATATCTTCATGGAATTGCATGATTCGTGGTCTAGCAATGCATGGGAAAGGAGAGTCTGCCATTCAGCTCTTTAAAGAGATGGAGAGGGAGATGGTAGCTCCTGATAACATCACTTTCGTGAACCTCCTCAGTGCATGTGCTCATTCGGGGTTAGTTGAGGAAGGGCGTCATTACTTCCATCATATGGTTGAAGTTCATGGTATTGAACCCAGAAGAGAACATTTTGGATGCATGGTTGATATTCTTGGAAGAGCTGGAATGCTGGAGGAAGCAAGAAAGCTTATCAATGATATGCCCATGAGCCCTGACGCAAGTGTCCTGGGTGCTCTTTTTGGAGCTTGTAAAATTCATGGAAACGTTAAGTTGGGAGAGGAAGTGGGGAAGAGAGTAATTGAACTAGAGCCCAATAACAGCGGGCGCTATGTGTTATTAGCCAACCTATATGCCAATGCTGGTAGATGGGAAGATGTGGCCAACGTGAGGAAACTGATGAATGACAGGGGAGTGAAGAAAGTTCCTGGTGTTTCCATGATCGAATTGGAGGGTGTCCTCAATGAATTCATAGCAGGGGAAAGGGCTCATCCTCAAGCTGCAGAGATTTATGCCAAGGTAGACGAGATGTTGGAGCGTATAAGATTTATCAGCTATGTACCTAACACAGATGGAGTATCTTGTTTTGATATTGAGGAGGAGGAAAAGGAGAAGCCCTTGTACTACCACAGTGAAAAACTGGCAATTGCCTTTGGCCTGTTAAAGACTAAACCAGGAGAGACTCTTCGTATCACAAAGAATCTGCGAGTCTGTAAAGATTGTCACAATGTAACTAAGCTCATCTCAAAGGTTTATGATCGCCAAATAATCGTCAGGGATCGCAATCGCTTCCACCATTTTAGAATGGGAGAGTGTTCTTGTAAAGATTACTGGTAA
- the LOC121246129 gene encoding rRNA-processing protein fcf2-like, with protein sequence MPESKPVIGLSWEPKLPTSSAGTHNGSVSKSQNQTEASALWRLPSELVDGLFVPPNDPRKLNKLMRKQLKDTTGKSWYEMPAQTITPEIEKDLRLLKLRSAIDPKRHYKKGDSKSKTLPKYFQLGTVVESASDFFTGRLTKKERKATIADELLSDHTLAKYRKRKVQEIEKKNRPAGNDKWKRKGRQSRKYTKQRRH encoded by the exons ATGCCTGAGAGCAAACCAGTGATTGGGCTATCATGGGAACCGAAGTTGCCAACTTCGTCGGCAGGAACCCATAATGGGTCTGTGAGCAAATCCCAGAACCAAACTGAAGCGAGTGCTCTTTGGAGACTGCCATCCGAGCTTGTTGATGGACTTTTCGTCCCTCCAAATGACCCAAGAAAGTTAAACAAGTTGATGAGAAAGCAACTCAAAGATACTACCGGCAAGAGTTG GTATGAGATGCCCGCACAGACCATTACCCCGGAGATTGAAAAGGATCTGCGGTTACTAAAG TTGAGAAGTGCCATTGATCCAAAGAGGCACTACAAGAAGGGTGATTCAAAGTCGAAAACACTGCCCAAGTATTTTCAG TTGGGCACTGTGGTCGAGTCGGCATCAGACTTCTTTACAGGTAGATTAACGAAGAAGGAGAGGAAGGCAACGATTGCAGATGAGTTACTGTCTGATCATACCCTTGCTAAGTACAG GAAACGCAAGGTCCAAGAGATAGAAAAAAAGAATCGGCCAGCTGGAAATGATAAATGGAAGAGAAAGGGCCGGCAGTCACGGAAGTACACAAAGCAGAGAAGGCACTGA